The following DNA comes from Cucumis sativus cultivar 9930 chromosome 7, Cucumber_9930_V3, whole genome shotgun sequence.
TCACTATAATCCATTACAATGGACATCATGTTGACGGAATTCGTCGAATTAAACCCTCCACTCTCCGGTGTTCGTTCCAATTCCATGGCTAAACAACTCTTCAGCTCCCCCACCACATGGTTCATCGTTGGTCTTCTTCCAGAGTTCCCAGATACACAATTCAACGCCACCTCCACTGCCTTCCACACTGAGTTACCATCATAGCTTCCTCCCAATCTTTCATCCATTATTCCGTTTATGTCCCCTTGAGCCACCATCGAGTTTACCCATTTACTGATATGGGCATTTTCTTCACTTCTTGATATCACAGGTCTGCAGCTGATTATCTCCAGTAGAGCTACTCCAAAGCTGTACACATCGCTTTTCTCCGTCAGCCTGTTCGATAAGTAGTAGCTGGAAACACACAAGCCAATAACGTAAACTTTATTAGAGCTTTGAAAATAGGATCTTCTACTTTTATATCATGTTGGGTTACTGcggaattttttgtttatgcaaaaaaatatcatattgaCTTGGCAATTGGAAGGGAGTGAACAAATTTTGGTTCCTGTTCTTACTCTGGATCAAGGTAACCAGGGGTGCCAGCAACAACGGTGGACATGTAGTTGTTAGTCTTGTTGGCATCTACTGGGAAGCTTTTGGATAAACCAAAATCTGCAAGTTTTGCTTGGAAATTCTCTGTCAATAAAATGTTTGCTGTTTTCACATCTCTGTGGATTATGGGTGGCTTGCAACCATCGTGTAGGTACTCCAATCCTGTTTTGAACAGTTAGAAATTTGTCTTATGTCGATTaggtgtttttaaaaatgctcaTGTGAACCAATCAATTTACCTTGTGCTGCATCCAACGCTATCCGGAGTCTATCTTGCCAACTTAGCACATATGAACTCGTTTCTGTTTGAGTTTGACAAGTTGAGAGAGACAAAAACTGATGTCAAATTTTTGGGTGTTGGGttgaatgataaaaattatgGTAAAAAAATGCAGAGAAATAAGCAcaactttagaaaataaaaaacattggtggaagtttttttagttaattgcAAGTAGATCACCTGAAAGATGCTCTGCTAAGTTTCCTTTGGCCATGAACTCATAAATGAGACCAAGGCGGTCTCCTTCATTCATATATCCCACAAGACTTGTCAAATTTTTATGGTGAACTCGCAAAAGAAGTGTAACCTGCAATATGGAAAACAATACTTCGATGAATTATAGGGATAAGCTGATTACTCGGAGATAAACTTTAGTGATGTACACGTGCCTCTGCTTGAAACTGTTGATAACCAAGACCTGAAGCTTGAGAAATCATCTTCACGGCCACTTGAGTGTTGTCTATAGTGCCATAGTAAACTATCCCAAAACCTCCTTTTCCTAGAACTCTCTCGAAATGATTGGTCATCCTCAAGACTTCTGAATATGTGAACTGCCGCCTCCTTGTCTCCAGGAACTGATCACTTATTTGATCATTGGGTCGTGAGGGTCCTGATGGATCCACTTTTGGAACAAcggttttattttgttgtttcttccttgatttaacaattaaaagaaCGATGATTGAAACTGCGACGAGGCCTATGAATCCACCAACTGATGCTACAATTGGAATAACAATACtagtcttcttcttcttactcTTGCACGAATCTGATGTACAAACTAGATTTGGATTCCCTTGAAAACTATATCAATAAAACATATGAGaatcaatttgttttgatGAGAAGAGTCTATGAAGGCATCAAAATTACAATTACATTAACATAAACCATAAGTTTTTGTTAGAAACTAAACCTTAATGATAACGAACCATCATCCATTTTCTTAAGAAGTTCAGATGGAACAGAGCCTGCGAGCTTGTTGTTATCTAACTTTCTGTATAAAGAGAAATCAAcgatattttaatattgtgcATCTTAAGTCCTATCACTCAAGTTGAGTTATGCCTTTTACTTACAAGACTTTAAGGTTTGAcaaggaagagagaaaatcTGGGATATTTCCCgtcaaattattgtttgacAAGTCCCTGCAAAGATTAAAGATGGTTAATCTCTAAAGTAGTTCCAATTAGGATAGGGTTGAATACATCTAATCATTACTTACAATATTTCTAGCATTTGTAGATTCTCTATACTCTGAGAAATCTCTCCTGTCAATCCACTTGATGACAAATtcctgaagaaaaaaagagttaatcATTTCATGTAAATGGTTAGAAAGGAATATTTGATCGTGAGTTGCTTACAAAGACAGAATTCTAGGAGcagtttcatttgttttggtACAATCTATACCCTCCCAAGGGTATGCTCTTGGAACGCATGGATCTCCTGCCCAATCTTTGACTATTCCATAAGTTGACTTGATGCTTGTTATTGCATCCACTTATTATTCATATGACAGACAAGGATTAAAATCAGTTTAAAGTTCACACAagtgaaggaaaattttaagataGATAATAAGATTTAGTAAATACCATCTCCTTGATCTGATGTTAGCTCTGACATATCTATTACAGAATATATTTCCATGGCATTTATGATTGGAGGGTGTGTTGAATTCTCAATTGGTATAAGTGAGAATAGATGCTTCTTTTTTGGTGTTTTTAATGGACTTATACTATAAACCGTTTGTGTTGTCAAGTGCTCGGTTATGAGAGGACCATACCAAAGACTCCCATTATAATTGATATTGAATCCTCTGGTTTGAGGGGCTTCGAGATTTTCAACTTCCGCAAAGTgcatatatacataaaacTGGGTGTTTACATCTTCAGGCTCCCACCAAATATCCAAAGTCTTTTCGGTATCTATTCTAACAGCTGCAGTTCCCATGACGGCCGACCCTGGTTCGTAACTATCATCAGTTGAATCTATCATAAGTGTGGTACTTATGCTTGTCCACTCAGGCCAATTGAAGGGCGGCCAAAATCGATCATATATATCACTAGGAAACCTGAAGAAAGAAGTTGACACATACTTTTTAGGAGGATTGTGAGTATTCAAATTAGAATGTGTCACATGTATGGAATAAATTTCGTTTCTTTGGAACCGACCTGTATGTTTGATTCGATATTGTACCAGTATCTAATCGGTAGTAAAGTAACAACGATCTTGTCAAGGTCTTATAAGCGTTATTTGGCAAAGGTCTGAATTCCAACGTAGAGATGAATGGAATTCCAGTGTTTGTGTTGACGAGACAAATTTGTACATGATTGTTTAAGGTTACATGTATGGAATCTATTGTGGTATCTAGATTCTCATCAGTAAAATTCACCGTCTTCCAGAAGCTATCTCCAAAGTAGAGATCGAATTTTGGCAGTTGGTTGAGCCCATCGTAATTCCCATAGAAAAAACTTGCTCGcatcaaataatttgtattcttttgtACACTTATATTGTAGCAATTTCTACGTCCTTGTGGAAAGCTTCTAACATGAAGATATTGTTGATGTAGATATTCGTTATAAGTAGAGGACAAACTTTTGCTTTGACCACTGCTTATATAAGGAGCATCAGAAGTAAATCGAAGTGTTGTTTTTGGTTCAACGTAGTTTGTGTTTGGTGGCAATCCACAATCTAAGCTTATGAAGCCTAAAACACAAGCAGATGAAACTTAGTTGATTGATTTTATGAAGAAACAAGCAGTAATTAGACTGAGTTTGGGGCATAAATATGCATTACCTGTTTGACCTTGAGCTCGAACAAGATTAAGCAGAGCTACGCCACTCAAAAAGATAAAGATCAGCAAATATGTTGAAACACCCATCATGATTAGATTACCTTCTTAATTCCATTTCCATTGAgttatatatctataattgCTAATGAGCAAcaaatttatgtgtttttcattaataaacaAAGATTTAACTTCATTGACTTTTCTAGATTGGTGTGACAGCTTATGAATACAAGTGGACCAGATGAAGTTCAATTACCTAATATAAGCTTGAGTATACATATGAATGCAGATACTTTGGATATTTGAGAtacattaatattaataataatatgttttgatgttttttttttttttcttcaagaaaaatgaagttttgttAATGGTCTTTGCATTtgcaaatttgttttttaatagtCATTATTCTAAAGTCTAATGTATGTAATTTAGATGGCCATCACgtagttatttattttctaaaattttagcTTCCATTTTGTATAGTTTGGTTACTGTGTACCCTAGTTTATAAAGTCAACTAGCTAGTTtatagagagaaaattaaagaagtaaatgatttttcattccatgataattaattaagcacATTATACTATACTATTGACTATGctaatgaatatatatatatgaaccaaaaaaattaaagtatgaaAGTCGTTCTCAGTGTCATTCTCTCCAAACCAATAATACTCTTTGattcttctccaatttttgtttttcaatttgtttttgggttggttctttattttattgaaggtTGAGTGCTTCAACAATTTGATGTCATACCAACAATTTtggactaaaataaattagaaataatgCTCAAGTTGTCTCCTAACTTATCCTCTTGctctatatatttaaaatactcaTACGGTATAACACGACGTGATTAGATATAAAAAGATTGTTAATTCTCAATCTGtctaaataaaagaaaaataatcaatatgAGTATTTTGATTAACAATAACTtatcctctttctttttcaacgtaaaaataaattcgaaactaaaaataaattgtgatTGCAAAGAAACGTTATTAAAAGAGCAGTAATCATAGTGATTGGAATAATTCTTTCCATTTATCTATTTATGAGAATTATGGAATCTTCGACTTGTTCTATGCTAAGTGGTGAAGGTCAACATACATATactatacatacacatatgatatattataaacCAACATGccctttttcttattatatattctCTTAGTCAAATCAGGGTTTGATTAAAGggatgaatgaaatatagtgATTTAAGgcaatatatatagattttttttgaacCAAGAGACTTAATTTGAGTTATAGCTTTCTGGCAGTTTTTATATAGCAGTGGGCCATTATgagttatatatatctatctcACTTTCTCTTCCAAGTTAAAGAATTACATCTAAGTTTTAAAACCACATAACactcataaatatatatataattaatgatgAATCATTTTTGTTGAGATATGATATATGAAAACCcattttgaaataaacatGAAGCTTAGGGAGCATATAAGAGAAGAAAGGTGAAATCCAATCAAGAAATTTATGTTGTCTGCAGCCAACCCACATGAATTGCCAATAGcttcaaatttattacaaatctctcttcaaaattaaaataaattctcCCAGAAGAAACCAAACTTGCTTTCCAAAGGTTGAAAATGATGGGGAATAATGTTTTAGAGTTTCGAAGATGCCACCTCTTTCCTCACTACTCCAAAATGTTTGAGAATTAATTGAATTCATTATCTGACGTCAATTGCAaactttaaacaaatttattattgataccACGTAAAGGttatatgtgtttgttttttttcttatatataatataattactttctttgattcttttatcatttgaaaGTCGATCTTATTTGATATCTATTTAAATTgctcaaaattctaaaaaacgAAACCAAACAACATACAACGACGTGAATAAAAACAAGCATTTCTAACTTATTTGGTACTTGAGCCATCTAAATATAATACACAATGGGTGAGatgacaaaattgttaataaataaactcaAATAGTTCAAAGTCACCTTTGAACTAGattaaagaaaagtattgCTTACATACATTATAGTTTGTTTTACGTGATTGATTATGATTGACGATGTGCAAGACTATAGGTGTTGCACACGATGTATTCATATACGcgtatatatttagaaaaacatatgtt
Coding sequences within:
- the LOC101205965 gene encoding LRR receptor-like serine/threonine-protein kinase IOS1; this encodes MMGVSTYLLIFIFLSGVALLNLVRAQGQTGFISLDCGLPPNTNYVEPKTTLRFTSDAPYISSGQSKSLSSTYNEYLHQQYLHVRSFPQGRRNCYNISVQKNTNYLMRASFFYGNYDGLNQLPKFDLYFGDSFWKTVNFTDENLDTTIDSIHVTLNNHVQICLVNTNTGIPFISTLEFRPLPNNAYKTLTRSLLLYYRLDTGTISNQTYRFPSDIYDRFWPPFNWPEWTSISTTLMIDSTDDSYEPGSAVMGTAAVRIDTEKTLDIWWEPEDVNTQFYVYMHFAEVENLEAPQTRGFNINYNGSLWYGPLITEHLTTQTVYSISPLKTPKKKHLFSLIPIENSTHPPIINAMEIYSVIDMSELTSDQGDVDAITSIKSTYGIVKDWAGDPCVPRAYPWEGIDCTKTNETAPRILSLNLSSSGLTGEISQSIENLQMLEILDLSNNNLTGNIPDFLSSLSNLKVLKLDNNKLAGSVPSELLKKMDDGSLSLSFQGNPNLVCTSDSCKSKKKKTSIVIPIVASVGGFIGLVAVSIIVLLIVKSRKKQQNKTVVPKVDPSGPSRPNDQISDQFLETRRRQFTYSEVLRMTNHFERVLGKGGFGIVYYGTIDNTQVAVKMISQASGLGYQQFQAEVTLLLRVHHKNLTSLVGYMNEGDRLGLIYEFMAKGNLAEHLSETSSYVLSWQDRLRIALDAAQGLEYLHDGCKPPIIHRDVKTANILLTENFQAKLADFGLSKSFPVDANKTNNYMSTVVAGTPGYLDPDYYLSNRLTEKSDVYSFGVALLEIISCRPVISRSEENAHISKWVNSMVAQGDINGIMDERLGGSYDGNSVWKAVEVALNCVSGNSGRRPTMNHVVGELKSCLAMELERTPESGGFNSTNSVNMMSIVMDYSEATPMAR